A portion of the Diceros bicornis minor isolate mBicDic1 chromosome 20, mDicBic1.mat.cur, whole genome shotgun sequence genome contains these proteins:
- the LOC131418861 gene encoding olfactory receptor 2A12-like — MAQKNSSTITELVLVGFSNHSQAEIPLFLLFSLVYLVNLFGNTAIIVLVVIDSCLQTPMYFFLCHLAFLNIFYTTAVVPKMLFNLLALKKVLSYEFCLAQTYISLLMGAAECIILAIMALDRYVAICYPLRYLLIMNWSMCVQLAVGAWTVSFFASVVPLHFTIVPFCGPYVIDHIFCEVPVLLHMICADTSLQETIMVIGASGILLLPFLLITLSYLCILVAVMRMYSAEGRKKAFSTCSSHLTVVTIYYGTGMFMYMRSKSLYSAQGDKFISLFYAVINPALNPLIYSLRNKEVKGALKRVLERLAVSQRQRYSLEMPVERICIPYYTL, encoded by the coding sequence ATGGCTCAAAAAAATTCCAGCACCATCACCGAGCTGGTCCTTGTTGGATTTTCCAATCACTCCCAGGCTGAgatccccctcttcctcctcttctctctggtgTACCTGGTGAATCTCTTTGGAAACACAGCAATTATTGTTTTGGTGGTAATTGACTCCTGTCTCCAGACAcccatgtactttttcctttGCCACCTGGCCTTTCTCAACATATTTTACACCACAGCTGTGGTCCCCAAGATGCTCTTCAACCTCCTTGCTCTCAAGAAAGTCCTCTCTTATGAATTCTGCCTTGCCCAGACCTACATCTCCCTATTAATGGGAGCAGCTGAGTGCATTATTTTGGCAATCATGGCTCTGGACCGTTATGTGGCCATTTGTTACCCTCTACGATACCTGCTCATCATGAACTGGTCTATGTGTGTGCAGCTGGCTGTGGGGGCTTGGACCGTCAGCTTCTTTGCCTCAGTGGTACCTCTCCATTTCACAATAGTTCCCTTCTGTGGCCCTTATGTTATCGATCACATTTTTTGTGAAGTACCTGTTCTTCTGCATATGATTTGTGCTGATACCTCCCTACAGGAGACCATCATGGTGATAGGAGCATCTGGCATCCTCTTGCTCCCCTTCCTCCTCATTACTCTCTCCTATCTATGCATACTGGTTGCCGTGATGAGGATGTACTCAGCTGAGGGTAGGAAAAAGGCTTTCTCTACTTGCAGCTCCCACCTGACTGTGGTGACCATTTATTATGGGACAGGGATGTTTATGTACATGAGGTCCAAATCTCTATATTCAGCTCAGGGTGATAAATTCATCTCCTTGTTCTATGCAGTTATCAATCCTGCTTTGAACCCACTAATCTATAGTCTGAGGAACAAGGAGGTGAAAGGAGCCTTGAAAAGAGTCTTAGAGAGATTGGCAGTGTCCCAAAGGCAAAGATACTCTCTTGAAATGCCTGTAGAGAGAATTTGC